One genomic window of Solanum stenotomum isolate F172 chromosome 9, ASM1918654v1, whole genome shotgun sequence includes the following:
- the LOC125876427 gene encoding uncharacterized protein LOC125876427 encodes MVSILFEMMVRPAILSSVEAIRRQEVRLTSLFFSGTHEEEVSDVVTTDFSMENLPESPFSESILGSSSPSPSQKNPNDLGALTPNQLVLLIHDASLREEVMHHLYEKKDSCKNLALLLWNNFNTVYMLLLEVTSVYSKFSPSMLSMKEATQVCCALALFQVLANNPETRRGLIKAKIPCYFYPFLKPFGDDEHLEHVRITTLGVLGDLTKFDDPNGSHALHFFLESEVVPLCLKCMDVCDEMSRKVATLIVMNILTQERGLTYCCATRERFFAIVQVLRRVVEKLSPKPCLLHLEYVIQCYVCLSKIFRSIGPCDAFIRQIPPQLFDNTFRRTLLHDHEASWMLQVLHLNIYGCLYFPPIEERKKIAKKAASSSASSSKGKGKGKK; translated from the exons ATGGTATCCATCCTATTCGAGATGATGGTCAGGCCAGCAATACTTAGCTCAGTTGAGGCAATTCGTAGGCAGGAGGTCAGACTcacttctctatttttttcGGGCACACATGAGGAAGAAGTGTCTGATGTAGTGACCACAG acTTTTCAATGGAGAATCTACCAGAGTCACCATTTTCTGAATCAATATTGGGATCATCGTCACCATCGCCATCACAGAAAAATCCTAATGACTTGGGTGCTCTCACTCCAAATCAGTTGGTGCTATTGATCCATGATGCTAGTCTTCGTGAAGAGGTCATGCATCACCTCTACGAG AAGAAAGATTCATGCAAAAATCTAGCTCTGCTGCTGTGGAACAACTTCAATACAGTTTACATGCTTTTGCTG GAAGTCACATCAGTGTATAGCAAGTTTTCACCCTCAATGCTATCTATGAAGGAAGCAACTCAAGTTTGTTGTGCTCTTGCTTTGTTTCAG GTTTTGGCTAATAACCCAGAAACAAGAAGGGGCCTCATAAAAG CTAAAATACCATGTTATTTCTATCCATTTCTCAAGCCTTTTGGAGATGATGAGCATTTGGAGCATGTGAGGATCACTACCTTGGGTGTTCTCGGTGACCTGACAAAG TTTGATGATCCAAATGGATCACATGCCCTTCATTTCTTCTTGGAATCGGAAGTGGTTCCTTTGTGCCTGAAGTGCATGGATGTATGTGATGAAATGTCACGGAAG GTTGCAACTCTCATAGTTATGAATATTCTGACGCAAGAGAGGGGACTGACCTATTGTTGTGCTACGCGTGAACGCTTCTTCGCGATAGTACAGGTCTTGAGACGAGTGGTTGAGAAACTTTCTCCAAAACCTTGTTTGCTGCATCTAGAATATGTGATACAGTGTTATGTATGTCTGTCAAAAATATTTAGGTCCATCGG GCCATGTGATGCATTCATAAGACAAATTCCTCCTCAGCTATTTGACAACACCTTTAGGCGCACTCTTCTT CATGACCACGAAGCTTCGTGGATGTTGCAGGTGCTACatctcaatatttatggatgTCTATATTTTCCGCCaattgaagagagaaaaaagattGCAAAGAAGGCTGCATCAAGTTCTGCATCAAGTTCAAAGGGCAAGGGAAAGGGAAAGAAGTGA